The Streptomyces sp. Mut1 genome window below encodes:
- a CDS encoding MaoC family dehydratase, whose product MAEPRIFTSAQELRDGVGEQLGHSDWLEVDQKRIDLFADATGDHQWIHVDPERAATGPFGTTIAHGYLTLSLLPALVPQVMRVDDVKMGINYGTNKVRFPSPVPVGSRLRATAVLKSVEEAGGGVQVTAVVTVEREGGDKPACVAESVSRYYF is encoded by the coding sequence ATGGCTGAGCCGAGGATCTTCACGTCCGCGCAGGAGCTGCGCGACGGGGTGGGCGAGCAGCTGGGGCACAGCGACTGGCTGGAGGTCGACCAGAAGCGGATCGACCTGTTCGCCGACGCCACCGGTGACCACCAGTGGATCCACGTGGACCCGGAGCGTGCCGCGACCGGCCCGTTCGGCACGACCATCGCGCACGGCTACCTGACGCTCTCCCTGCTTCCGGCGCTCGTTCCGCAGGTGATGCGGGTCGACGACGTGAAGATGGGCATCAACTACGGCACCAACAAGGTCCGTTTCCCCTCCCCCGTGCCGGTGGGTTCGCGGCTGCGGGCGACGGCCGTCCTGAAGAGCGTCGAGGAGGCGGGCGGCGGTGTGCAGGTCACCGCCGTCGTGACCGTCGAGCGCGAGGGCGGCGACAAGCCCGCCTGCGTCGCCGAGTCGGTGTCCCGCTACTACTTCTGA
- the soxR gene encoding redox-sensitive transcriptional activator SoxR, translating into MPQIPQTLHELTVGQLSARSGAAVSALHFYEAKGLISSRRTSGNQRRYSRDALRRVAFVRAAQRVGIPLATIREALAELPEERTPNREDWARLSHAWRSELDERIQQLARLRDHLTDCIGCGCLSLETCVLSNPDDVSGERISGSRLMPERKPADRADAGCRTARG; encoded by the coding sequence GTGCCCCAGATCCCGCAGACACTCCATGAACTCACGGTCGGCCAGCTCTCCGCACGCAGCGGCGCCGCCGTGTCGGCCCTGCACTTCTACGAGGCCAAGGGCCTGATCAGCAGCCGCCGCACCAGCGGCAACCAGCGCCGCTACAGCAGGGACGCCCTGCGCCGGGTCGCCTTCGTCCGCGCCGCCCAGCGGGTCGGCATCCCGCTGGCCACCATCCGCGAGGCGCTGGCCGAGCTGCCCGAGGAGCGCACCCCGAACCGCGAGGACTGGGCGAGGCTCTCCCACGCCTGGCGCTCCGAGCTGGACGAGCGCATCCAGCAACTGGCCCGGCTGCGCGACCACCTCACCGACTGCATCGGCTGCGGCTGCCTCTCGCTGGAGACCTGCGTCCTGTCCAACCCGGACGACGTCAGCGGCGAGCGGATAAGCGGCTCGCGCCTGATGCCCGAGCGCAAGCCGGCGGACCGCGCCGACGCCGGGTGCCGAACGGCCCGCGGCTGA